A region from the Aegilops tauschii subsp. strangulata cultivar AL8/78 chromosome 5, Aet v6.0, whole genome shotgun sequence genome encodes:
- the LOC109731884 gene encoding sugar transport protein 7 isoform X2, which translates to MSFRVSLVAHIETGVNTMDPFLERFFPAVFRRKNLVTLNNYCKYDNQALSAFTSILYLSGQVSTLAAAPVTRNYGRRASIICGGISFLIGAALNAAAANLTTLILGRVMLGVGIGFGNQAVPLYLSEMAPAHLRGGLNMMFQLATTLGIFSANMINYGTQKIKPWGWRLSLGLVAAPALLMTVGGFLLPETPNSLIERGHVEEGRRVLELIRGTTDVDAEFTDMAEASELANTIKHPFRNILERRNRPQLVMAVCMPAFQILTGINSILFYAPVLFQSMGFGASWSLYSSMLTGAVLLFSTLISIATVDRLGRRKLLISGGILMIICQVIVAAILGVEFGSDKHLSRGCSTAVVFVICLFMLAFGWSWGPLGWTVPSEIFPLETRSAGQSITVAVNLFFTFVIAQAFLSLLCVFKYAIFIFFAGWIAVMTGFVYVFLPETKGVPIEEMVLLWSKHRFWKNIMPAMPTMPLEDGWGPGDGRGDSDLAGADCNVHK; encoded by the exons ATGTCATTCCGTGTCTCACTTGTTGCGCATATCGAAACAGGAGTGAACACCATGGACCCGTTCCTTGAGAGGTTCttcccggcggtgttccggcgaaAGAACTTGGTGACCCTGAACAATTACTGCAAGTACGACAACCAGGCCCTCTCCGCCTTCACCTCCATCCTATACCTTTCCGGCCAAGTCTCTACGCTTGCAGCCGCACCGGTGACAAGGAACTATGGCCGTCGCGCCAGTATTATCTGCGGCGGCATCAGCTTCCTTATCGGCGCAGCCCTAAACGCCGCGGCTGCGAACCTCACGACGTTGATCCTCGGCCGCGTCATGCTTGGAGTCGGCATCGGTTTCGGCAATCAG GCTGTGCCGCTGTACTTGTCGGAGATGGCGCCGGCGCACCTCCGCGGCGGGCTGAACATGATGTTCCAGCTCGCGACGACGCTCGGCATCTTCTCGGCGAACATGATCAACTACGGCACGCAGAAAATCAAGCCGTGGGGGTGGCGACTCTCGCTTGGCCTCGTGGCAGCACCGGCGCTGTTGATGACGGTGGGCGGGTTCCTCCTCCCGGAGACGCCGAATAGCCTCATCGAGCGCGGGCACGTTGAGGAGGGCCGGCGCGTGCTGGAGCTGATCCGTGGCACCACGGACGTCGACGCTGAGTTCACGGACATGGCGGAGGCGAGTGAACTGGCCAACACCATCAAGCATCCGTTCCGGAACATCCTCGAGCGGCGCAACCGGCCGCAGCTGgtgatggccgtgtgcatgccgGCGTTTCAGATCCTGACGGGCATAAACTCCATCCTGTTCTACGCGCCGGTGCTGTTCCAGAGCATGGGCTTCGGCGCCAGCTGGTCCCTCTACTCGTCTATGCTCACCGGCGCCGTACTCTTGTTCTCCACGCTCATTTCAATCGCCACCGTCGACCGCCTCGGTAGGAGGAAGCTCCTCATCAGCGGCGGCATCCTAATGATCATCTGCCAGGTGATCGTGGCGGCGATACTGGGGGTGGAGTTCGGCTCAGACAAGCATCTATCGCGGGGCTGCTCGACCGCGGTGGTCTTCGTGATCTGCCTCTTCATGCTCGCGTTCGGGTGGTCGTGGGGTCCGCTAGGGTGGACGGTGCCGAGCGAGATCTTTCCGCTGGAGACGCGGTCGGCGGGGCAGAGCATCACGGTGGCCGTCAACCTCTTCTTCACCTTCGTCATCGCGCAGGCGTTCCTGTCGCTGCTATGCGTCTTCAAGTAcgccatcttcatcttcttcgcCGGCTGGATCGCCGTCATGACCGGCTTCGTCTATGTCTTCCTGCCGGAGACCAAGGGCGTGCCGATTGAGGAGATGGTGCTGCTCTGGAGCAAGCATAGATTCTGGAAGAACATCATGCCGGCAATGCCGACGATGCCGCTCGAGGACGGCTGGGGACCCGGTGACGGCCGTGGGGATAGTGATCTTGCAGGAGCTGATTGCAACGTCCACAAGTGA
- the LOC109731884 gene encoding sugar transport protein 7 isoform X1, which yields MAGSMAPLGVKKERAAEYKGHMTFAVAMACIVAAIGGSIFGYDIGISGVNTMDPFLERFFPAVFRRKNLVTLNNYCKYDNQALSAFTSILYLSGQVSTLAAAPVTRNYGRRASIICGGISFLIGAALNAAAANLTTLILGRVMLGVGIGFGNQAVPLYLSEMAPAHLRGGLNMMFQLATTLGIFSANMINYGTQKIKPWGWRLSLGLVAAPALLMTVGGFLLPETPNSLIERGHVEEGRRVLELIRGTTDVDAEFTDMAEASELANTIKHPFRNILERRNRPQLVMAVCMPAFQILTGINSILFYAPVLFQSMGFGASWSLYSSMLTGAVLLFSTLISIATVDRLGRRKLLISGGILMIICQVIVAAILGVEFGSDKHLSRGCSTAVVFVICLFMLAFGWSWGPLGWTVPSEIFPLETRSAGQSITVAVNLFFTFVIAQAFLSLLCVFKYAIFIFFAGWIAVMTGFVYVFLPETKGVPIEEMVLLWSKHRFWKNIMPAMPTMPLEDGWGPGDGRGDSDLAGADCNVHK from the exons ATGGCTGGCAGCATGGCTCCTCTGGGAGTGAAGAAGGAGAGGGCGGCGGAGTACAAGGGCCACATGACGTTCGCCGTCGCCATGGCGTGCATCGTCGCCGCCATCGGGGGCTCCATCTTCGGCTACGACATCGGGATCTCCG GAGTGAACACCATGGACCCGTTCCTTGAGAGGTTCttcccggcggtgttccggcgaaAGAACTTGGTGACCCTGAACAATTACTGCAAGTACGACAACCAGGCCCTCTCCGCCTTCACCTCCATCCTATACCTTTCCGGCCAAGTCTCTACGCTTGCAGCCGCACCGGTGACAAGGAACTATGGCCGTCGCGCCAGTATTATCTGCGGCGGCATCAGCTTCCTTATCGGCGCAGCCCTAAACGCCGCGGCTGCGAACCTCACGACGTTGATCCTCGGCCGCGTCATGCTTGGAGTCGGCATCGGTTTCGGCAATCAG GCTGTGCCGCTGTACTTGTCGGAGATGGCGCCGGCGCACCTCCGCGGCGGGCTGAACATGATGTTCCAGCTCGCGACGACGCTCGGCATCTTCTCGGCGAACATGATCAACTACGGCACGCAGAAAATCAAGCCGTGGGGGTGGCGACTCTCGCTTGGCCTCGTGGCAGCACCGGCGCTGTTGATGACGGTGGGCGGGTTCCTCCTCCCGGAGACGCCGAATAGCCTCATCGAGCGCGGGCACGTTGAGGAGGGCCGGCGCGTGCTGGAGCTGATCCGTGGCACCACGGACGTCGACGCTGAGTTCACGGACATGGCGGAGGCGAGTGAACTGGCCAACACCATCAAGCATCCGTTCCGGAACATCCTCGAGCGGCGCAACCGGCCGCAGCTGgtgatggccgtgtgcatgccgGCGTTTCAGATCCTGACGGGCATAAACTCCATCCTGTTCTACGCGCCGGTGCTGTTCCAGAGCATGGGCTTCGGCGCCAGCTGGTCCCTCTACTCGTCTATGCTCACCGGCGCCGTACTCTTGTTCTCCACGCTCATTTCAATCGCCACCGTCGACCGCCTCGGTAGGAGGAAGCTCCTCATCAGCGGCGGCATCCTAATGATCATCTGCCAGGTGATCGTGGCGGCGATACTGGGGGTGGAGTTCGGCTCAGACAAGCATCTATCGCGGGGCTGCTCGACCGCGGTGGTCTTCGTGATCTGCCTCTTCATGCTCGCGTTCGGGTGGTCGTGGGGTCCGCTAGGGTGGACGGTGCCGAGCGAGATCTTTCCGCTGGAGACGCGGTCGGCGGGGCAGAGCATCACGGTGGCCGTCAACCTCTTCTTCACCTTCGTCATCGCGCAGGCGTTCCTGTCGCTGCTATGCGTCTTCAAGTAcgccatcttcatcttcttcgcCGGCTGGATCGCCGTCATGACCGGCTTCGTCTATGTCTTCCTGCCGGAGACCAAGGGCGTGCCGATTGAGGAGATGGTGCTGCTCTGGAGCAAGCATAGATTCTGGAAGAACATCATGCCGGCAATGCCGACGATGCCGCTCGAGGACGGCTGGGGACCCGGTGACGGCCGTGGGGATAGTGATCTTGCAGGAGCTGATTGCAACGTCCACAAGTGA